DNA from Aquipuribacter hungaricus:
CGCGTCGAGGCTAGGGCCCCCCGCGGACAGCACGGCGCCCGGCGCGGTGGCCAGCACCAGGTCCGCCGCGGCCGCCGGGCGCTCGGCCCGGACGTAGGCCTCCTCCTGGGCCGCCCATCGCTCCCAGTGCGGCCGGTAGGAGTCGCCGTCGCGGGCCATGGCGCGGCCGTGGCGCACCGCCGCGGGGGCCTCGAGCCAGACGAGCAGGTCGGCGGCCCGGCGGCCGGCCCGGCTGCCGCTGCCCACGCCCTCGACGAGCACGACGTCGGCCTGGCGCACCGTGACGTCCGGGCCGGGCCGGTCGCGCACCCAGCTCCACGCCGGGTAGGCGGGCTCGCGCCCCTCGCGCAGGGCCGGGAGCAGCTCCTCCCCGACCAGCCGGACGGCCGCCGCGAGGCCGTCCCAGCCGGGGTAGACGGAGTCCAGGTGGAGCACGGTCACCGTCGCGCCGCCGTCCCGCAGCCGCCGGACGAGCCGCCGCGCCAGGGTCGTCTTGCCGGACCCGCTGCGACCGTCCAGGCAGACGAGCACCGGGCGGCGCACCGCCAGCAGCGCGACCACGCGGTCGTGGACGGCCGGCACGAGGTCGACGTCGTCGCCGGGCGCCTGGTCCATGCCCGGAGGGTAGGAGGTCGCGGCGGGCGGGTCCGGCGCGACCGGCCCGGGGTGACATCCTGTGCGGCGTGGTGGACGCGGTCGTGGCGGTGCTCGCCGGGGCCGCCAGCGTGCTCATGGTCTGGGGCCTGGTGGCCGCCCGACGGGGCCGTCCCCCGGGACCGGCGATGCTGCTCACCGGCGCGGCCGTGGAGGCCCTGCTGCTCGTGCAGGCGCTGGTCGCCGTCGTCGGGATGGTCGCGGGCCCGGGTCCGGCCGGGTCGACCGTGCTGTTCGTCTCCTACCTGGCCACGGTGGTGCTCGTCCTGCCCGCCGCGCTCGGCTGGGCCCTGGTCGAGCGCGACCGGTGGTCCAGCGCCGTGGTGGCGGTCGGCGCCTTCACCGTGGCGGCCATGGTCGTCCGGCTGTGGGA
Protein-coding regions in this window:
- a CDS encoding adenylyl-sulfate kinase; this encodes MDQAPGDDVDLVPAVHDRVVALLAVRRPVLVCLDGRSGSGKTTLARRLVRRLRDGGATVTVLHLDSVYPGWDGLAAAVRLVGEELLPALREGREPAYPAWSWVRDRPGPDVTVRQADVVLVEGVGSGSRAGRRAADLLVWLEAPAAVRHGRAMARDGDSYRPHWERWAAQEEAYVRAERPAAAADLVLATAPGAVLSAGGPSLDA